From the genome of Triticum aestivum cultivar Chinese Spring chromosome 3B, IWGSC CS RefSeq v2.1, whole genome shotgun sequence, one region includes:
- the LOC123068936 gene encoding serine/threonine-protein kinase tricornered: MESEMSDAPPAAAAVAEPLAAVAEEGEGEGEASTLTMERVAAAKKFIENHYRSHMKNIQERKERRFRLERQLATSEVPREQQINLIKDLERKETEYMRLKRHKICVDDFELLTIIGRGAFGEVRLCREKTSGNIYAMKKLKKSDMVIRGQVEHVRAERNLMAEVASHCTVKLYYSFQDTEYLYLIMEYLPGGDIMTLLMREDTLTEPVARFYIAETILAIESIHKHNYIHRDIKPDNLLLDKNGHMKLSDFGLCKPIDCSKLSTLSEDEPMGDDNLKESMDVDSSLSETANGRRWRSQHEQLQHWQMNRRKLAFSTVGTPDYIAPEVLLKKGYGMECDWWSLGAIMYEMLVGYPPFYSDDPITTCRKIVHWRNHVKFPDDSRLSPEARDLICRLLCDVDHRIGGAGADQIKAHPWFRGVAWDKLYEMEAAFKPQVNDELDTQNFMKFDEMDNSPPARTGSGPSRKAKLNSKDLSFVGYTYKNFDAVKGLKHADMQRSSSLTRPSIGAIFGSNGMESSREPNGKDTHMHTFSSGDPMSP, from the exons ATGGAGAGCGAGATGTCGGACGCGCCCCCGGCGGCCGCGGCCGTCGCCGAGCCGCTCGCCGCCGtggcggaggagggggagggggagggggaggcgtcCACCCTCACCAtggagcgcgtcgccgccgccaaGAAGTTCATCGAGAACCACTACCGCTCCCACATGAAGAACATCCAGGAGCGCAAGGAGAG GCGTTTTAGACTGGAGCGGCAGCTAGCTACTTCTGAAGTTCCCAGGGAGCAGCAAATCAATTTAATAAAAGACCTGGAGAGAAAGGAAACTGAGTACATGAGACTTAAAAGGCACAAAATCTGCGTGGATGACTTTGAGCTGCTCACCATTATTGGGAGAGGCGCTTTTGGAGAG GTTCGACTGTGCCGGGAGAAGACCTCTGGCAACATATATGCAATGAAAAAACTGAAGAAGTCTGATATGGTTATCAGGGGTCAA GTGGAGCATGTTAGAGCAGAAAGAAACTTGATGGCTGAAGTTGCTAGTCACTGCACTGTGAAGCTATACTATTCTTTCCAAGATACTGAGTATCTTTACCTTATTATGGAGTACCTCCCTGGCGGTGATATCATGACCCTTCTCATGAGGGAAGATACCTTAACTGAACCCGTGGCTCGATTCTACATTGCTGAGACCATCCTTGCCATTGAGTCCATTCATAAGCACAACTACATCCACAG AGATATCAAGCCTGATAATCTGCTTCTAGACAAGAATGGTCACATGAAGTTGTCGGATTTTGGGCTGTGCAAACCAATTGATTGTTCAAAGCTCTCAACCTTGAGCGAAGATGAACCCATGGGCGATGACAACCTGAAGGAGTCAATGGATGTCGACAGTTCACTCTCTGAAACTGCAAATGGTAGAAGGTGGAGAAGTCAACATGAACAACTTCAGCACTGGCAGATGAACAGAAGAAAACTG GCATTCTCAACTGTTGGAACCCCAGACTATATTGCTCCAGAAGTTCTGCTAAAGAAAGGATATGGAATGGAATGCGATTG GTGGTCTTTGGGTGCAATAATGTATGAGATGCTTGTTGGGTATCCACCATTTTATTCCGATGATCCAATAACCACATGCAGAAAG ATTGTGCACTGGAGAAACCATGTGAAATTTCCAGATGATTCAAGGCTGTCTCCTGAGGCAAGAGATCTAATCTGCCGGTTATTATGTGATGTTGACCACAGGATTGGTGGTGCAGGGGCTGATCAAATAAAG GCCCATCCTTGGTTCCGTGGAGTTGCATGGGATAAACTTTATGAAATGGAAGCAGCATTTAAGCCTCAAGTAAATGATGAATTGGATACACAAAATTTCATGAAGTTTGATGAG ATGGATAATAGCCCTCCAGCAAGAACAGGTTCTGGGCCATCAAGAAAG GCGAAGCTGAATTCAAAAGATCTCAGCTTTGTGGGGTATACATACAAAAACTTTGATGCTGTGAAAGGATTAAAACATGCAG ATATGCAAAGGAGCTCATCGCTAACAAGGCCCTCTATTGGTGCTATATTCG GATCAAATGGCATGGAGTCATCGAGAGAACCAAATGGAAAGGACACACACATGCACACCTTTTCTTCCGGGGATCCGATGAGTCCATAA